aatttcgggaaacgacatcactttccggtccccataatttcgggaaacgacatcactttccggtccccctaatttcgggaaacgacatcactttccggtccccctaatttcgggaaacgacatcactttccggtccccataatttcgggaaacgacatcactttccggtccccctaatttcgggaaacgacatcactttccggtccccataatttcgggaaacgacatcactttccggtccccataatttcgggaaacgacatcactttccggtccccataatttcgggaaacgacatcactttccggtccccctaatttcgggaaacgacatcactttccggtctccctaatttcgggaaacgacatcactttccggtccccataatttcgggaaacgacatcactttccggtccccctaataaatatgatattaggtggaccggaatgtaatgtctggaaacgacatcactttccggtccccataataaatataatattaggtggaccggaatgtaatgtcgggaaacgacatcactttccggtccccctaatttcgggaaacgacatcactttccggtccccctaatatataCGTTGAAGAAATTAACAAGAAAATCTTTAAAAATGCAATCGTATTGTTATCATTTCGATACGTGTATTACTTCTTGGACGACCCTCGTACGTAAGTTactgaaatttatataaaacgtataaatacATAATACACGTGTATAAATCGATATCGTAAAAATTTCTCAAGGAACTACGATTTCCATTTTTTGTTTCCCTCTTTTTCTCCTCGATAAAGACCTCAATTCCATTGTATTCCCGGTAAAAATTCACAGCTCGCGGATAGTCGAGGCGCGAACAAACGTATCCACGAATCCCGAATTACCTTTTTCTTGCGCAAGGCGTCGAGAACGGGCCGaattcgatcgattaaacgaaTCGGTCGTTTCTATTCGGCGCAACGGTCCACCGTCGGGTCCAGATACCAGATAAGTGAACTTCCTGAGCTCCTGTCGCGTATCGATCCGAATTCCGATTCAATTTTCTACGCCCCCGACGCACACGGCGAAACGCCATGCATTAAACATCGCGCATAACGCGTACCGTCGCGCTAATCCAGCCGACGATGTAAGCGCATCAGCCTCGATATAAATGCGAGTTCGATCTTGTACCGATTCacgacaaaaaaaaacgaatatttcgagagCTGTACCACCTAATCGCGATCAAGTATCGTCGATTTCTTTACGCGAGAACTTCGAAACCCCCCGTAAAACTAAAATCGATTTCCTTTCCGACCTTCTACATtttgttgaattatttttccacgtCCTGTGCAACGATCGATGAACGATTTCGTCTTTTGCAAGTCCTCGAGGAATCTTTGCGCGACAACATCAAAGCCTCTgcggagaaaatttttctttctttagccTTTGAGATTTTGTTCAACGTTTTTCTACGTTCGGTGCAACGATCGATGAACGATTTTGTCTTTTGCAAGTTCTCGAGGAATTTTTACGCGACAACATCAAAGCTCCTgcggagaaaatttttctttctttagccTTTGAGATTTATTTAAACGTTTTTCTACGTTCGGTGCAACGATCGATGAACGATTTTGTCTTTCGGAAGCTctcgaggaatttttgagttactatTATACATCGAAACCACAGCAGAGAAAATTCTTTCGTTAGTCTTTAAAATATTGTTAATCGACTTTGCGTGTTGAGAGTAACGGTCAATTTTGTACTTCGAAAGTCTCGGTGAATTGGGTCGCGCGaaggaattaaaaatatttcgaaatcttgAACCGATCTTAACGCCTTCGTCGAGCAGCCAATCTTTTTGTACGTACAGCTGTCATCGTCGAAATCGACCTCTTCGATAATACTAGTATGCATACGTTTAATTTTCAGGTTATTTTTAACATTGAAATATAGAAGTAACCGTTAAAATTGGGAATAAATaatcataattaaatttctcgatgATTTAAGACGGTAATATAGTCGAAAGATCGATATATGTCATAGGTCAATGTCAGtttgaattattattcgtttcgagcacaattATTTGTCCCTGAAGAGGTTGATCTTCACGAAAGAGTTTCTATCTGTTTAAAGTGGTTGCTGAAATATGTGCGTTTATACATTGAAATAGAACACTATATTGCGGACAATACGAGCTGCATAAGTAAAACAATACACGTAGTCGATCGAACGTAATTTATAAGTGTATTTACACATTATTGTGCGCACGAATAGAacaatgtattttaattttactccaATCGTATAAGTGtctctttcgttaaaatcattaAACTTGAAAGATAATTACATCTCGTAATAGTAATGTATTGCAAATATTTAAGATAAAGCAGAATCTCAAGGTTCGTTCGAAGATTGTTAATTGAAATACAAGAGTTAGTTACGAAtcttaaaattgaaaagtattaaattattagtattaaaattataattataaaagtatTGCGTAGGATCTGACTAAAAAATTTATCGAGGGCTTACATGGTTCGTATATCGtatttgtttattaatttttttaaaatcgtTCGCCCCACGATTTACACCTGCACATTTATTGCGTGTTCTTAAGTTACGAGAAACACattcaacaatttcttctagatttttctattttttacatttatttctcgtaaATCATTCTTTTTTGTCCACTCTTAACACGTAAAACACGTGCACGACACACAAACACGTATCCCGATCGCATTAAAATCGATTGAGAAACGtcgaaaataagtcgaaaacaaaaataatgccTAAATTATGGCCCAATTTGAGCAAATTTGCGCGGTGTTTTcgccacgcacacacacacacacacacacgaccTCTTTACCAGGCCTAAAGATTTTTTCGTCGGCGCGTTATAAAATTACCATATTGTAtcgtaaatatataaaacactAAAATATATTGTCCTCCTGGTTAGTAAATCTACAAACTGCACGGTCTCGATACTATACCCGAACTGTGTAGAATTAAATTTCACTAACAAATTGTCGCACCTTAGAACCTTAAAGTACATATTAAAAACACGTGCTGTAAACACCGATACTGTATCGATTTCGATCACCGATCGATGTCGTCCGATCGAGGGATCCTTATCTCACATACTCTTTCGATAGCGAAAGAATTAATCATTTCCACGAAcagagaacgaacgaatcgaatcgacgagtcgaagaacaaGTTCAAGTCTAAAATTGTCCACTTTCCAACAATCTCGAAATTAAAATCTTAAGAGAATCGCGCATTGGAATCTAGAACAGTGCAAAAGAGATACCCGTGCGTTCGCTTGTTTAAAAAAGATGCGATACGACGAGAAGAAATTCAAttgttatttatgtatttacggGTTAAGATCTTTGATGaacaaaaatacagaaaaattataCAGAACCGTTACAGTAGGCTATCGGTCGCGTAACACTATTCTTAAAAGTAATATGAAAAGCGAAAACTTAAAATCTCTAGAAATATTCATAAACTGATCTATGGAATTCTGATCGTGCTATAAAATGGTACTTCGGGAAGACGAAGAAACCATTTGACACTTTAAAagcaaaaaataaatcaaaaagtATTCCACGACACTCCATATAAACACTAGACCTACCAACGTTGAATAATATTCCAATTTGTCTCAGATCACATGAGCCTCTTTGAAGTTAAAAGAGgaaaaggcaaattaatttacgagtgccGTTAAacgtctattttaataattgttcacgaatattgCAAGcggagacaccgttaataattaactAATTTAAAAAAGGAGTTTCAAACAGGtcgaattgacccctttggtagttcgaATGTTAACTACCCCCtgtgaacgtattcctatttgtctTGGATCGTACAAATGTTTCCAAAGTGAAATTGGAAAAGGGTAAATTAATTCACGAATACCGTTAGTTATCCATTTCACTAATTGTCCACGAACATTGtagacaaagacaccgttaataatcgactaatttaaaaaagaagtttcaaagtACAATTGACCCGTTCGGTCAATTCTATCGTTATAAATTGAACGATACAATAGAGACGAATAGTCGTGATCGTATCGGGACGTGTATTTAGCCCTCACGGGACTCGAAACGCAGAGATTGGCGTTGAACGCGTTCCGTATTAAAGCAAAGATAACGACGATAACTCTACAGAGGGATACagaagaatttcgcgagctccgcGATCCCGATCTCATCGAGTCCGCGAATttgcgaaacgatcgcgcgaattCACGGCCGTGCGAATGATTACGAACGCGTACAGGTGCCCCGTGGTTATTTATGTCGGGATAATGCAAATCGAACGTGCGATACCAGTTTTTCCCCTGGCGACGAAATACGAGGCGCTCGCCGATGTGATCCCGGCGAAGAGGTGCGCGGAGCCAGCGGCGaactttatcataataattacacgCGCCGGTCGCGCCTATTACACGCGCGCGTAATTGGCCCGGACGCGAAATCACTATAATCTACGCGTATCACCTTATTCCGTATGCCGACTACCCTCGTAAAGTATTTGGTCTCGTAAGAGACCGTGGCCCGCCGTCGAAAATTATAATCGACCGCGAGTTATTTAAGTTACCAATTTCGTTTTCGTCCCGTACGTTCACCGGGTCGCGCGTCCCGGTATCGTACGTCGTTCGGCCACCAATCGGGGGACAGCGGCCGACTGCTCTATTATTAGGCGTAATGGCCCGGGAAAACTTTCATTAACTTGTCCGATGCCTAATTCATGAGACGACCGACGAGATACCGTGTAATCCACGCCGATTCTCATACGCCCCGCTACcccgaaaacgatcgaaacgaatccaaTCGGGGAAACGATCTCGCGCGCAACCTACCAAAAGAAAATGATTCTTCGCGCTGAAAATCTTCGGAGGGATCACTCGATGTCGGTCCggggaaattttcgaaggtggtTCAGGTACATTGGCACGATGACCGGTGTAGACATTTTTTTACAAGATTCTTAAACTTCATTTGTATCTAATTGACACTTGATTCTCACGGTGGTGGGAACAGAGCGTTTCTTGGAAGTAGTGTACTCGTGTTAAAATTTACCGACGCTTTCTGGAAATCTCATTCGAGGGGGGAAATTTCCATTCCGGGAAAGAGACACTTTGGTGTGCGTggagagaaacggtgagactTTTCggtttcgaatgtttcgaataaattttttgaaACGTTGCAATTGTAAATGTGtcgagttgttcgaaaagtgatttcgttttccaaaagggGGAATATATAGTttgatgaaatgtttatacgttctaaaaaaatcgtgtttcattttcaccagaaaaaaaaaaatgactttccgaataacccaataattTTTCTAGTAGTGAGATTCCAGCGTTTCTTCGAAATAGCGTACTCGTAAATAGCTTAATCGTAATTCTTAAAGtttgatttttttaataatgtacGGTGGCCTTGCCAGAGATCGAAATCATGTaatgattttatttttcgaacgtcttCGTTCGGTAAGATGACATATAACATAGGGATCGCGAAGACGCGATGTATAGTCGGGTATATTGCAAAATGGCTCGCATTTACGAGACACTTAAATCGATGCAAAAAGAATGTtgagaaattattaaattcgacGATACTAATTTCTAAAAAGCAACGATATCGACTAGAATTATCTCGGCAGATCCTGCCTTAGATTCCACGATATCGGGTCGTCGAATGATAATCGGTCGGATAATCTGATCGAACCGTTGAAAAACTATCGAGAAATTGTTTTACACGATTAATAGCAGGTTTAAGGACCTccgcgataaaagaaacgagctCAACATCAAGAATACCAGCTACacgataaattaaaaatctCAAGTAATCTTAAActataaaattatacttaactACCCCGTATCGTTGGATAAAGTACACTTTATATTTCAAAGATACGATCCGGGCAAATATAACAAACCAAATCCAAATAGTTTCGCGTAGACAAAGATGTACACATTTCGTACATAAATTACTCCACACATCGACAATCGTGGAAGCTTCCGAAGATATTCGAATTCAAACGAAGACGCCGATCGAGCCGCTAGTGTCTCGAATTCCACTCTCCGCCACCTATGAGCGATGAAAAGTACCACCCGACCTCGAGACCCGCGCAACGAAAACTAGGACGACCTTACCTACCGAAACTTCCTTCTGTTACCGACGCTCATTGCTCGCTATCCGTTTCCTTCCTTCCCCTGTGCCGATGACACGTTGAATTTCCCAATCGACGTCACCGACGCGGAGAAAAAGAACGCCGCTAGAAGACTAGTCGGCACTGTCGTCGTCCCGTGCGCCACTTTACCGACACCATCCTGTACCCAAGTCCTGCCCGCGCGGGAAACGGGTGTCGATTACGGAAATCGTTATCACAGTGGAACCACGCACGGAGAAAATTGCACCGAACGATCCTCTCGAAGCGCACGAACGGCACTTTAGGAGCCTGGATGCCTGCACGTACCGTGTACACTTTCGCGTACAATGTATATACTTCCCTGGGCTCATTATCCGTAGGAGTTGCCGGATCCCGGAGCGTTGGTCGGCCGACATGCGAGCCGATTCCTCTTTAAAGGCATCCACGTAAATAGGCGTGGAGagtggaaacgaacgaacgaacgaacgaacgaacgaagggaCAGGCAGAAAAATCGTGGAACGACACAAgctcgagaagaaaaagaacgagaCGTATGTTTAGCGGGTTACTTTGTCGGGGAATCGAGCCAGCCTGGAGAGTGGGGGGCGGGGGAGCCGCTCTTCGAGGAACGGGCCGCTCGACGGAGGGACCGAGCGGGAGAGGGGGAACGTTCCGAGCGATGAATACGAATCGAGGTCCGGCACGGTGGGCCTGTACGCGGCTCGCGTGAGCCGCCACGGTAGCAAATTTCGTGACCTGACGTGACTCGCGGCCGTACAAAGTAACTTCACGGTAGATTGAAATTGCCGTCGATCTTCATCTCCCAAGGGCGTGTTTCCGTGACGGCCGGGGGAGTCGGGCCAACCAACGTGGAAAAATCGTGTAATCGGCCGGGACAGCGCACGCGAGAACCTTGTATTTTGATAAATTAAACAAGCACTCGCGGTTGACGCTCCGGTTCGGTGATCGTGGGACGCGTATTCACTTCGAGTGAAAGAAACCACGGGAATTGGTCGAGATTATAGCTCGTTCTCCGGTACATCGGTACCGGGATATTGTGACGGGACTTTTGCCGCGTAAAGGACATTTTAAATGTAATACGAGTGGGGCATTGACCACTCGAAATTGTGGTACGTTTATCGGACTTCTTTCTGTAAGGAAACAACCAGAAGGATCTTTTTCTTGTAGCTACGCGGGTCGAAGTAACGCGCGAAATCACTTTTACACTAACCGTGAAAATACGGTGAAAATATGTGCCACGAGTTTCAAGTTGGAAACAGAAATGACCTTCTTTGTTTTCCAGCAGGAGGTTTTTATACGATGTCTTTGGAGAGGTTACCTTGGAATTTAGACCGGATTGGGCGTGTTTACACTTATTTGGAGTTTTAGCTTAGATAGGTCGTCTTTGTGTTTATTTGGAGTTTGGGCAAGATAACGCTGTCTTACAAGGGGTAAAGAGACACTGGGATTGATAAAAAAGAATTGTAAACTCTATCGAACTCTCGAGACCCTGTATAGGTGATCCTCGTTGCAATAGAATTCTCAGATTCGTAGAAAATACGTAGTCGTGAACGTAGACACGGACGACATTGGACCAATGTCGGCCCGATATGGACAATGTAGAAAATTGCTATCTATCTCTAGATTTGCGAATTGTACGTTGATCCGACAAATGAGATCCTTGTTTCATGGAAATACGTGTACAGAGAGTTATCGAACAGTTGGTGATTCTACGTacgaaaataagtcgaaaagaaggaagaatatttttctattcgaagcttcgtttacgagaaaagcGAGTTCGAAAGTGTGTAAATAATACTGTAGACGATCTGTGGAACAGTTAGGCAACGAATGATGTATTGTATTTCTGATTGCGTGGTACGGTGAAAATGTGAAACGTTTAAGATCGACGAGCGAGAggcgaaagaagagcgtttgaaTTGAACGGCGGGGTGTCCTGACTGATTGTGAGATGCGAAAGACGAGGAATTGAGATGGCGCCAGACTGAAGAATTTTgggtgaacgtgaccagatgcataGAGTGAAAAAGGTTAAGAATTAGAACGAAAAGGAACGAATGCGTGTGAGAATATAGGATGCGATTGATGCACTTATTGCAATTTTATCAAAGTGAATCGAAGTTGAATAAAGCCTTTTAATTGCGCACCTTGTGTCAATTATGTCAAGTGTTACCTAGTAATACGTTTTGTTATTACTCAAAGTCGAGTATGAAAATTTCTAGttgatacatttttaattattatcgggTAATATTATACTTAGCTACTACAGATGCACGTCTGGAAATCTCGAGCACCAGATGCTTTCACtgtgaaaaatgttatttcctTTTTCCGACTTACTTTTCCACCACGTAGAATCACCATCTGCCCGATGGTATCACTCGTCCggtaacaccctgtacataatACTGGACTCTTGGGATATAACCCAGACTTAAACTCTATACGTGGGGTACAAGCAACGGTACAGGTAACGGTACTGGAAACGGTAGTGGACCGTTGAGACCTAATCCAAACCTAATCCAGATTCGTGGAAACGGTTATAGCACTAGATTCTGGAAAATATATACAGACGATCTCGATGAGGCCTCGACCAACTTCCTCGATCCGTGGACTGCAAAACCGACGATCCTGAACTCGTTACAATAGAAACACGAAACTTTGGATGAAAGCAGGTATAGACAACACTGGACTTTTGAGATCCCAGATCCAAAGTAGATGCAGACGACATTGAAGATTCGAGAAATGGTACCTGGATCTAGAGAAACTCGATATCAATatcctcctcaacaatttctaacTGCAAGATCTTCGAAAGAGGGGAACCTCGAAACTAttaggttgctcggaaagtaatttcgttttccaaaatgaagaatatataatttaatgaaatgtttatacagtctaaaagaatcgtgtttcattttcaccaaaagcaacaacgaaatgactttcgaaacaacctaatatttgagGCCTATTATCACCAGTAGTTTCCTAGAGGACTCGAGTACCGAAACGATTTACAGAACGACTACAGGTACTCCAAAAATCTTCAAAAGCCTTCGAGAAATTTACGACAACTCAGCTTTTCAAACAGTCAGATCTTCGTTATACTCGAGAATCCTAGAATCTTCGGTACATCCCGAGACGTTTAGCTTACTCGAGATTTCCAAAGTTCTTGAAACACTCGACTTGTATCGAATTCCACGAGTCCAGGAATTTTCTTGTCCTTGTACGATCCCAAATGTTTCGAATCGTTGATCATCGGATCACTCCGACTTTGGAGTCGCGTCTATCCGATCTTACGTATTCAGAGGTCATTAGATGGATGACACCAGTAATCCTTCTTATTTTCCACAATGCTACAATCGCCTACAAATATAGAGGATACATGGATTATAAACATACAATCATCGCACCTTGACAACCGTAATTAACGACGGAAGAACTTCC
The Ptiloglossa arizonensis isolate GNS036 chromosome 3, iyPtiAriz1_principal, whole genome shotgun sequence genome window above contains:
- the LOC143145044 gene encoding uncharacterized protein LOC143145044 isoform X1, whose protein sequence is MINDSKHLGSYKDKKIPGLVEFDTSRVFQELWKSRIQVPFLESSMSSASTLDLGSQKSSVVYTCFHPKFRVSIVTSSGSSVLQSTDRGSWSRPHRDRLYIFSRI